The Natronospira bacteriovora genome has a window encoding:
- a CDS encoding RNA polymerase sigma factor has translation MQDSLDEFLASVELRAFHLVRLRLGSADDAHDVVQDGMERFVRHYRDKPREEWTRLFYGIIHNRVRDYQRHGQVRNRVLQTPRPDEEDGSDPVERAEGPAALRPEERVGTDDSMQALAAAIGELPERQQEAVTLRIIQGMDVAETAAAMGCSEGSVKTHLSRALGALREVLGEHR, from the coding sequence ATGCAGGACAGTCTGGATGAATTCCTGGCTTCGGTCGAGCTTCGCGCCTTCCATCTCGTCCGCCTGCGACTGGGCAGTGCGGATGATGCCCACGACGTGGTGCAGGACGGCATGGAGCGTTTCGTGCGCCACTACCGGGACAAGCCCCGGGAGGAATGGACCCGGCTCTTCTACGGGATCATTCACAACCGGGTGCGGGATTACCAGCGTCACGGCCAGGTTCGAAACCGCGTCCTGCAGACGCCACGGCCGGACGAGGAAGACGGGAGTGATCCCGTTGAGCGCGCCGAAGGCCCGGCCGCGCTGCGGCCCGAGGAGCGGGTCGGCACCGATGACAGTATGCAGGCCCTGGCAGCCGCCATTGGCGAACTGCCGGAGCGACAGCAGGAAGCGGTCACCCTGCGCATCATCCAGGGAATGGACGTGGCGGAAACCGCCGCCGCAATGGGCTGCTCGGAAGGCAGCGTGAAGACGCATCTCTCCAGGGCGCTGGGCGCATTGAGAGAGGTGCTGGGAGAACATCGATGA